The Chryseolinea soli genome contains a region encoding:
- a CDS encoding mechanosensitive ion channel family protein produces the protein MEQINTYTKAFTDWIIVFGPKVLGALIVFIVGLYITNWLSRLVWKSMNRRNFDVSLQSFLSSLISVGLKILLLVTVAGMLGIQTTSFVALIGALGLAVGLALQGSLANFAGGVLILVFKPFKVGDVIETLGQTGVVQEIQIFNTILLTGENKTVILANGAVSNGTIVNHSKHGTLRVDITLGIAPDNDMQKVRQVVENTMIANPHVLKDPKPTVNILKVADGMVTLAVRPYAETGHYWDVYFELQETLKTAFEKNAIAPPLHTYVVVNKNQAA, from the coding sequence ATGGAACAAATAAACACGTACACCAAAGCCTTCACGGATTGGATCATCGTCTTCGGTCCCAAAGTGTTGGGCGCCTTGATCGTTTTTATTGTTGGTCTTTACATTACCAACTGGCTCTCGCGGCTCGTCTGGAAGTCCATGAATCGCCGCAACTTCGACGTGTCGCTGCAATCATTCCTCAGCAGCCTGATCAGCGTGGGCTTGAAGATTCTGTTGCTGGTCACGGTCGCCGGCATGTTGGGCATTCAAACCACTTCCTTTGTGGCCTTGATCGGTGCACTGGGACTTGCAGTAGGCCTGGCGTTGCAAGGCTCGCTGGCCAACTTCGCGGGCGGTGTCCTCATCCTCGTGTTCAAGCCCTTCAAGGTAGGTGACGTCATCGAAACCCTGGGGCAAACCGGCGTGGTGCAGGAGATCCAGATCTTCAACACCATTTTGCTTACGGGCGAAAACAAGACCGTGATCCTCGCCAACGGAGCGGTCTCCAATGGAACCATCGTCAACCATTCCAAACACGGAACTCTCCGGGTGGACATCACCCTGGGCATTGCGCCTGATAACGATATGCAAAAGGTGCGGCAGGTGGTGGAGAACACGATGATTGCCAATCCTCATGTTCTAAAGGATCCTAAACCAACGGTCAACATCCTCAAAGTCGCCGACGGCATGGTGACACTCGCGGTGAGGCCCTATGCGGAAACCGGTCATTATTGGGACGTGTACTTTGAATTACAGGAAACGCTGAAGACGGCGTTTGAGAAGAACGCTATAGCGCCGCCCTTGCATACCTATGTGGTGGTGAACAAAAACCAGGCAGCCTAA
- a CDS encoding cell division ATP-binding protein FtsE, whose protein sequence is MFSTDPVVRVLDASIFQDHHTVLGNISFNIEKGEFVYLVGRTGSGKSSLLKTLYADLPLRLGDIDVCNFNIRGIKPGEIPLLRRRLGIIFQDFQLFNDRSVGENLMFVMKATGWRDNVKMRARSSEVLMQVGLGSVEKKMPHQLSGGEQQRVVIARALLNEPQILLADEPTGNLDPEVSGGIMKIFQQINKTGTAVLMATHSYGLIKKFPARVLKCEEGKVMDSAEAPFELMTEF, encoded by the coding sequence ATGTTCTCTACCGACCCGGTCGTGCGCGTGCTCGACGCCAGCATTTTCCAGGACCATCATACGGTGCTGGGCAATATCTCTTTTAATATAGAAAAGGGTGAGTTTGTTTACCTGGTCGGCCGCACGGGCTCCGGCAAATCGTCATTGCTCAAAACACTGTATGCCGATCTGCCCCTGCGGTTGGGTGACATCGATGTCTGCAATTTCAACATTCGCGGCATCAAACCCGGCGAGATCCCGTTGCTGCGGCGCAGGCTCGGCATCATCTTCCAGGACTTTCAGCTCTTCAACGACAGGAGTGTCGGCGAGAACCTCATGTTTGTGATGAAGGCCACCGGTTGGCGCGACAATGTGAAAATGCGTGCACGATCATCGGAAGTACTGATGCAGGTTGGACTGGGATCCGTGGAAAAGAAAATGCCACACCAGCTTTCCGGCGGCGAGCAACAACGCGTTGTGATTGCCCGGGCCCTGCTGAACGAGCCTCAAATTCTGTTGGCCGACGAGCCCACGGGAAATCTCGACCCGGAAGTTTCGGGCGGCATCATGAAGATCTTTCAACAGATCAACAAGACCGGTACGGCCGTACTAATGGCCACGCACAGCTACGGGCTTATAAAAAAATTCCCGGCGCGTGTACTCAAGTGTGAAGAAGGAAAGGTGATGGATTCGGCTGAGGCTCCTTTTGAACTGATGACCGAATTCTAA
- the fsa gene encoding fructose-6-phosphate aldolase produces the protein MKFFIDTANLNEIKEAYDLGVLDGVTTNPSLMAKEGITGTENIRAHYKAICKIVDDNVSAEVISTDFDNIIKEGRELAKIDDKIVVKVPMIKDGVKAIKKFSSDGIKTNCTLVFSAGQAILAAKAGATYMSPFIGRLDDVGQDGMELIAQIVNIYNNYGFETQILAASIRHTIHLLQCAELGADVVTCPLNVITGLLKHPLTDAGLAKFLADYKKGNG, from the coding sequence ATGAAATTTTTCATCGACACCGCAAATCTGAACGAAATCAAAGAAGCCTATGACCTCGGCGTCCTGGACGGCGTAACGACCAACCCCAGCCTGATGGCCAAGGAAGGCATCACCGGCACAGAAAATATCCGCGCCCACTACAAGGCCATTTGCAAGATCGTAGACGACAACGTTAGCGCCGAAGTTATCTCCACGGATTTTGACAACATCATCAAAGAAGGTCGCGAACTGGCCAAGATCGACGATAAGATTGTGGTAAAGGTCCCGATGATCAAAGACGGCGTGAAAGCCATCAAGAAATTCAGCAGCGACGGCATCAAGACCAATTGCACCCTGGTGTTCTCCGCAGGTCAGGCCATCCTTGCCGCCAAAGCCGGTGCCACCTATATGTCGCCTTTCATCGGCCGTCTCGACGATGTGGGACAAGACGGTATGGAGCTAATCGCCCAGATCGTGAACATCTATAACAACTACGGCTTTGAAACACAGATCCTCGCGGCATCGATTCGTCACACCATCCACTTGCTGCAATGCGCCGAGTTGGGTGCCGACGTCGTGACCTGCCCGCTGAATGTGATCACCGGCCTGTTGAAACATCCGCTCACCGATGCCGGCCTGGCAAAATTCCTGGCCGACTATAAGAAGGGCAACGGCTAA
- a CDS encoding protocatechuate 3,4-dioxygenase, producing the protein MKTPTKFNRRHWLRLGLGVATGSMAGLSAIGKATDPDTCETTPALELGPFPPMKSRSQLDHDVDLTQVTGQSGTAKGELLEVSGRILDDDCKPVEGAIVETWQANHFGKYNHEFNTKGEHDPNFQGWGQAITNAEGRFSFKTVVPGLYASRARHIHYKVSKRGYHEMVTQLYFDGEERNKTDGIYNDLTHEEQKQVTRTIDRSSALAKMDFDIHIRQAKPGKVTEKVLQSYTGKYKLDCTGGIERLVNELYGKEFTSMIIEITNRGETLYMTMPITPTMEVIWKAKDTFDANAFYNMSLVFKRGADEKVNRLVLAWDEQNSFEAVRTASL; encoded by the coding sequence ATGAAAACCCCAACCAAATTCAACCGGCGCCATTGGTTGCGCCTCGGACTAGGCGTGGCCACCGGATCCATGGCAGGCCTCTCTGCGATCGGAAAGGCCACTGACCCCGACACTTGCGAAACTACTCCGGCCCTGGAGCTGGGGCCATTTCCACCTATGAAATCGCGTAGCCAGTTGGACCACGACGTTGACCTCACGCAGGTGACCGGCCAAAGCGGAACAGCAAAAGGCGAACTGCTGGAAGTATCCGGAAGAATATTGGATGACGACTGCAAACCTGTGGAAGGTGCGATCGTGGAGACGTGGCAAGCGAATCATTTTGGAAAGTACAATCATGAATTCAACACCAAAGGCGAACATGACCCGAACTTTCAAGGCTGGGGGCAGGCCATCACGAATGCCGAAGGCCGCTTTTCTTTCAAAACCGTTGTTCCGGGCCTGTACGCCTCGCGGGCACGCCATATTCACTACAAAGTTTCTAAACGCGGCTACCACGAGATGGTGACACAACTCTATTTCGATGGCGAGGAGCGAAACAAAACCGATGGTATCTATAACGACCTCACGCACGAAGAACAAAAACAAGTCACCCGTACTATCGACCGCAGCAGTGCCCTCGCAAAAATGGATTTCGACATCCACATCCGTCAGGCAAAACCGGGTAAGGTAACAGAGAAGGTATTGCAGTCCTATACGGGCAAATACAAATTGGATTGCACCGGCGGCATCGAAAGATTGGTCAACGAATTGTATGGAAAAGAATTCACCAGCATGATCATCGAAATCACCAACCGCGGCGAAACGCTCTACATGACCATGCCGATTACGCCCACCATGGAGGTGATCTGGAAAGCGAAAGACACGTTCGATGCCAACGCGTTCTATAACATGTCGCTGGTTTTCAAAAGGGGCGCCGACGAGAAAGTGAACAGGCTTGTGCTAGCCTGGGATGAGCAAAATTCCTTTGAAGCGGTGCGGACAGCTTCCCTGTGA
- a CDS encoding GNAT family N-acetyltransferase, with the protein MVRLDLPEHFHTDRLSVRRLRYEDAEEIFYAYASKPEATRYISWPTHESLADTKSFLRYAVAAWDAGTDYSFSVRLKESNRLIGSFGVINEDGKLQFGYIFSPSQWGRGYATEVCRAMMMLLRDQYGVYRIQSFVDAENVASARVLEKSGLVEEARLPNWFRFVNQRYKVKDCIHYRLPMDLR; encoded by the coding sequence ATGGTTCGACTGGACTTGCCCGAACATTTTCATACGGATCGCCTATCGGTCCGGCGGCTAAGGTACGAAGATGCAGAGGAAATTTTTTACGCCTACGCCAGCAAGCCCGAAGCTACCCGCTACATTTCCTGGCCCACGCACGAATCGCTCGCCGACACAAAATCCTTTCTCCGCTACGCCGTGGCCGCATGGGACGCCGGGACGGATTATTCCTTCTCTGTCCGCTTGAAAGAAAGCAACCGCCTCATCGGCAGCTTTGGGGTGATCAATGAAGACGGGAAGTTGCAGTTCGGCTACATCTTCAGTCCGTCGCAATGGGGCAGGGGCTATGCCACCGAGGTGTGCCGCGCCATGATGATGTTGCTCCGTGATCAGTATGGTGTCTACCGCATTCAAAGCTTTGTCGATGCCGAAAATGTAGCCTCCGCCCGGGTGCTCGAAAAAAGCGGGCTGGTGGAAGAGGCGCGGCTGCCAAATTGGTTCCGATTTGTCAACCAGCGCTACAAAGTGAAAGACTGTATCCATTACAGATTGCCGATGGACTTGCGTTGA
- a CDS encoding RNA polymerase sigma factor, with the protein MFVNAHTDLPKDPTSGTTGKGQILDDHYLWQNFRKDNELAFSMLYNKYTPKLFNYGMHYCADRDLVLDCLQELFSSFWAKRKTLPDVYSISSYLFKSFRRLLLKKLNWRRRFLISLDTNSRHSFEITLPFEHTLEQQELETERSEMLKRNLQKLTRRQREALFLKFYNDLNYADIASIMELQVDSVYNIISKALDSLRQEMKH; encoded by the coding sequence ATGTTTGTTAACGCACACACCGATTTGCCCAAAGACCCAACCTCCGGCACTACCGGAAAAGGGCAGATCCTGGACGATCACTACCTGTGGCAAAATTTCCGCAAGGACAACGAGCTGGCTTTTTCCATGCTCTACAATAAATACACCCCCAAGCTTTTTAATTATGGCATGCACTATTGCGCCGACCGCGACCTGGTGTTGGACTGCCTGCAAGAATTATTCTCGTCTTTCTGGGCAAAGCGCAAAACCCTGCCCGATGTATACTCGATCAGTTCCTATCTCTTCAAATCCTTCCGCCGGCTGCTGTTGAAAAAGCTGAATTGGCGCAGGCGGTTCCTGATTTCACTGGACACAAATTCACGTCACAGCTTCGAGATCACACTGCCCTTCGAACACACCCTCGAGCAACAGGAACTGGAAACCGAGCGCAGCGAGATGCTAAAGCGCAACTTGCAAAAGCTTACCCGCCGCCAACGCGAAGCGCTCTTCCTGAAATTCTACAACGACCTGAACTATGCCGACATCGCTTCCATCATGGAACTGCAGGTGGATTCGGTATACAACATCATCTCCAAAGCTTTGGACAGCCTCCGGCAGGAAATGAAGCACTGA